A portion of the Carassius carassius chromosome 42, fCarCar2.1, whole genome shotgun sequence genome contains these proteins:
- the LOC132124477 gene encoding nebulin-like isoform X2: MSTAEETAGQMDRGVEPAAEDSPASVTADQGPHPCSDPKPDPRSDRNPDPSSDPNPVPKPDLNPDPKPETSSDLNPDPKPDLNPDPKPEPSSDLDPDPKPDLNPDPKPEPSSDLNPDPKPDPRYDRNPDPSSDLNNDPKPELSSDLNPDPKPDLNPDRISDLNPDPSPDLKPDSSPHPKPDLNPDRISDLNPDPSPDLKPDSSPHPKPDLTSDMNPDLSPDPKSESTSDLNTDLTSDLNPDPTSDLNTDPTSDLNTDPNPGSKSDSTSDLNPDSTSDLNTDPSPDPKSDSTSDLNPDPTSDLNPDSTSDPISDLNPDPTSDLNPDPISDLNPDPSPDPKPDPTSDLNPDPNPDLIPEPSSATHEVTHTDDGGGSVSSSLSERKNTNGRKKLLNGVCSCVPETLEILHAKHASELYSEMLYREDGRRDLCVSLYSLMPDTPDTEFAREMSDLQSEVRYKEDGRKKLSCSLYSQLADTTDTQHAKRMTDVQSDNKYKEAGRKNTSTCLYSQLPETLETQHAKEAYQLQSQVTYKEGQTCASSSLFSTLADTPEIQSAREITETISENKYREQSRKSISSCIYSQLPETPETEFSRSVSELQSQVKYKEASKQQMSRSLYHQLPETPETQHARDASHIQSQLKYRQGRASVMGSSLFSLMTETPQNEFVKQQMELQSELKYKAEVKENSSNLYSLMPETLDTQFAKHTAELQSDVKYKEASKQQMSRSLYHQLPETPETQHARDASHIQSQVAYKGIRKGDFSGSSFTVVPDSAEMKFVQQISHMLSEKEYREEGRRNFSSSVYSQLGDTPETQFIRSVSDLQSEVKYKASGKQQVSDSLYATLPETLDTQHAKHATAIISEVKYKEDGRQSLSSPLFTRLPETLQTQTAREIADAQSNVRYKQKNDQVSLYSLLPQTADTEFAKHMSDVQSELQYKQEGKKEAESNLYSLMPQTLETEHAKDAYELQSQVKYKEKNRTDASLYACLPETQDTEHAKHAGELRSELKYKEAVKNDLSSPLYSQMSDTAEIQRLRDLTALQSQVQYKTEGQKLLSSSVYSQMAETPETQFMKTVTELQSDVKYKEASKQQMSRSLYHQLPETPETQHARDASHIQSQVKYKEKVNSSSLYSRLPETSETRLARELTDVCSEVRYKEDGRRDVSSCLYSHLPETPETQFAKQQTELQSQNQYRRETQEDLSHCLYSQLPETLHTQFVKELTPLISESKYRESGKKESSTCLYHTLPETKDTQHARDATQIQSEVRYKEGKSLQSCSVYSQLPQTPQTQLAARVSELQSDNKYREDGRRSISSCLYSQLSETPETQFVRTVTDLQSDSKYKEAGRKQASGALYSLLPETLETQHAKDATDLLSQMKYKEEAKKEASVSLYTLLPETTETRHAKHASELLSENKYKRSSKQENSSSIYSQMPQTQETQFAKQMAELQSDNQYRRETQEDLSHCLYSQLPETLHTQFVKELTPLISENKYKEDGKKELQKCLYAHLPETSETQHARELTQLYSQKSYRDSLDAQVCLYAQMPQTIETVFAKEVSKQQSDKLYKEKFNSEKGKSNYSQMKDLPDVTHAIQVNKHQSNVAYRRGKEELHKFSEVMDRPDIRNATHASKLASDVAYRSKVDVFDQRALLERPDIQHAQEAARLASQVNYKQKFEKNLREQKPQYNPSECVSFRHTQAASALASQVKYSQKKLQAVTDLPNLLHLGHVLHASKLQSNVEYRKKYEESKGHYLLALDTAEQRHHQENAVLHSQWKYKEEYEKNRGKSQMEFGDTQMYKVSKEAQKMQSEKEYRKEYESQMKGKVLLEVDLTPAYLSARYASSLVSEKEYRKNLEQEVKGKSLTGLEETPDLLRVKNAGHILSEKEYRKDLESEIRGKGTDVTADSLEIQRAKKASEISSDVSYRQASQHRESSFSTVTDTPALLHAAYLRDVYSQKKYRGDMERLKSLCSAASDTPEIQRVKNNQRNISALFYTWDSRLMKGLMSAVTDSPEIKLARENTKNISDVQYRESVGSGTAVTDTPEMERVRRNQHNISDAKYKKAVDPVSVGVTPELERVKQNQQNISTVQYQRSLKEVKGHSCSELDTPEMRRVRKSQDAVSMAKYHEEFERSRGRGATHTLDEQHMARLHGDQLMGTGDGYHGVQPQVVEMDRRSAGASELKVWRTDPGSIFDFDPVEDNIQSKSLRRMTERVSRGPQRSLCSSPGSELWGDRSVSVCSSTSALQDRSASGVYQHHSHPPQQGYGHSGQSPPHSTSTRVYRALYDYAAQDHDEVSFRDGDVIINAQPIDEGWMFGTVQRTGKSGMLPANYVQCLN; the protein is encoded by the exons ATGTCTACCGCTGAGGAAACTgctggacagatggacagaggtGTGGAACCGGCCGCTGAG GATTCTCCAGCATCTGTCACAGCCGATCAAGGTCCTCATCCATGTTCTGATCCAAAACCTGATCCGAGATCTGATCGGAATCCTGATCCGAGTTCTGATCCGAATCCTGTTCCAAAACCTGATCTGAATCCTGATCCAAAACCTGAAACGAGTTCTGATCTGAATCCTGATCCAAAACCTGATCTGAATCCTGATCCAAAACCTGAGCCGAGTTCTGATCTGGATCCTGATCCAAAACCTGATCTGAATCCTGATCCAAAACCTGAACCGAGTTCTGATCTGAATCCTGATCCAAAACCTGATCCAAGATATGATCGGAATCCTGATCCGAGTTCTGATCTGAATAATGATCCAAAACCTGAACTAAGTTCTGATCTGAATCCTGATCCAAAACCTGATCTGAATCCTGATCGGATTTCTGATCTGAATCCTGATCCGAGTCCTGATCTGAAACCTGATTCGAGTCCTCATCCAAAACCTGATCTGAATCCTGATCGGATTTCTGATCTGAATCCTGATCCGAGTCCTGATCTGAAACCTGATTCGAGTCCTCATCCAAAACCTGATCTGACTTCTGATATGAATCCTGATCTGAGTCCTGATCCAAAATCTGAATCGACTTCTGATCTTAATACTGATCTGACTTCTGATCTGAATCCTGATCCGACTTCTGATCTGAATACTGATCCGACTTCTGATCTGAATACTGACCCTAATCCTGGTTCAAAATCTGATTCGACTTCTGATCTGAATCCTGATTCAACTTCTGATCTGAATACTGATCCGAGTCCTGATCCAAAATCTGATTCGACTTCTGATCTGAATCCTGATCCGACTTCTGATCTGAATCCTGATTCGACTTCTGATCCGATTTCTGATCTGAATCCTGATCCAACTTCTGATCTGAATCCTGATCCGATTTCTGATCTGAATCCTGATCCGAGTCCTGATCCAAAACCTGATCCGACTTCTGATCTGAACCCTGATCCGAATCCTGATCTGATTCCTGAACCAAGCTCAGCAACCCATGAG gtcacacacacagatgatggAGGAGGGAGTGTCTCTTCATCTCTCAGTGAG AGGAAGAATACCAATGGCAGGAAGAAGCTGCTGAACGGTGTGTGCTCGTGTGTCCCTGAAACATTAGAGATTCTACACGCTAAACACGCCTCAGAGCTGTACAGCGAG atgctgTACCGTGAGGACGGACGCAGGgatctgtgtgtcagtctgtacTCACTGATGCCCGACACACCAGACACAGAGTTCGCTAGAGAGATGAGCGATCTTCAGAGTGAG GTCAGATATAAAGAGGACGGGAGGAAGAAACTGTCGTGTAGTCTGTACTCTCAGCTGGCCGACACAACTGACACGCAACACGCCAAACGCATGACGGATGTGCAGAGCGAC AATAAATACAAAGAAGCTGGCAGAAAAAACACTTCCACATGTCTTTACTCACAACTGCCTGAAACCCTGGAGACTCAACACGCTAAAGAAGCGTACCAGCTACAGAGCCAG GTGACGTATAAGGAGGGTCAGACGTGTGCGTCCAGCTCTCTGTTCTCCACGCTGGCCGACACGCCGGAGATTCAGTCCGCTCGAGAGATCACAGAGACCATCAGCGAG aataaATACCGCGAGCAGAGCAGGAAGAGCATCAGCAGCTGCATTTACTCTCAGCTTCCTGAAACTCCAGAGACTGAGTTCAGCAGGAGCGTCTCTGAGCTGCAGAGTCAG gtgaagTATAAGGAGGCCAGTAAGCAGCAGATGAGCAGATCTCTGTACCATCAGCTCCCAGAGACTCCAGAAACTCAACACGCTCGAGACGCCTCTCACATCCAGAGCCAG CTGAAGTACAGGCAGGGCCGGGCGTCTGTGATGGGCAGTAGTTTGTTCTCGCTGATGACGGAGACGCCGCAGAACGAGTTTGTGAAGCAGCAGATGGAGCTCCAGAGTGAG ctgaAGTATAAAGCTGAGGTGAAGGAAAACTCCAGTAATCTGTACTCGCTCATGCCCGAGACGCTGGACACGCAGTTCGCCAAACACACTGCGGAGTTACAGAGTGAC GTGAAGTATAAGGAGGCCAGTAAGCAGCAGATGAGCAGATCTCTGTACCATCAGCTCCCAGAGACTCCAGAAACTCAACACGCTCGAGACGCCTCTCACATCCAGAGCCAG GTGGCCTATAAAGGCATCAGGAAGGGCGATTTCTCTGGTTCCTCCTTCACTGTGGTCCCCGACTCGGCAGAGATGAAGTTCGTTCAGCAGATCTCGCACATGCTCAGTGAG AAAGAGTACCGTGAGGAGGGCCGGAGGAACTTCTCATCCAGTGTTTACTCTCAGCTGGGCGACACTCCAGAGACTCAGTTCATCAGATCAGTGTCTGACCTGCAGAGCGAG GTGAAATACAAGGCGTCTGGGAAGCAGCAAGTGAGCGACTCGCTGTACGCCACACTGCCAGAGACGCTGGACACGCAACATGCTAAACACGCCACCGCCATCATCAGTGAG GTGAAGTACAAAGAGGACGGCAGACAGAGTTTGTCCAGTCCATTATTCACTCGACTGCCAGAGACGCTGCAGACACAGACGGCCAGAGAGATCGCAGACGCACAGAGCAAC GTCAGATATAAGCAGAAGAATGATCAGGTCAGTCTGTATTCACTCCTGCCGCAAACCGCAGACACAGAGTTCGCCAAACACATGAGCGACGTCCAGAGTGAG CTTCAGTACAAGCAGGAGGGTAAGAAGGAAGCGGAGAGCAATCTGTACAGCCTGATGCCACAGACGCTCGAGACTGAACACGCTAAAGACGCCTATGAGTTGCAGAGTCAG GTTAAATATAAAGAGAAGAACAGAACAGATGCATCTCTTTACGCCTGTCTGCCCGAGACTCAGGACACGGAACACGCCAAACACGCCGGAGAGCTGCGCAGTGAG CTGAAGTATAAAGAGGCTGTGAAGAATGATCTGTCCTCACCACTGTACTCACAGATGAGTGACACTGCAGAAATCCAGCGGCTCCGAGATCTCACTGCACTGCAGAGTCAG GTTCAGTATAAGACTGAAGGACAGAAGCTCTTGAGCTCCAGTGTTTATTCTCAGATGGCAGAGACTCCAGAGACACAGTTCATGAAGACAGTGACTGAACTCCAGAGCGAT gtgaagTATAAGGAGGCCAGTAAGCAGCAGATGAGCAGATCTCTGTACCATCAGCTCCCAGAGACTCCAGAAACTCAACACGCTCGAGACGCCTCTCACATCCAGAGCCAG GTGAAGTATAAAGAGAAGGTAAACTCCTCGTCTCTTTACTCGCGTCTGCCGGAGACGTCAGAGACTCGACTGGCCAGAGAGCTGACAGATGTCTGCAGCGAG GTCAGATACAAAGAGGACGGGAGGAGGGACGTGTCGTCGTGTCTGTACTCACATCTGCCCGAGACGCCGGAGACACAGTTCGCCAAACAGCAGACTGAGCTCCAGAGCCAG AATCAGTACCGGAGAGAGACGCAGGAGGATCTGTCTCACTGTCTGTACTCACAGCTGCCCGAGACGCTGCACACACAGTTTGTGAAGGAGCTGACGCCGCTCATCAGTGAG AGCAAATACAGAGAGTCTGGGAAGAAGGAGAGCAGCACGTGTCTGTATCACACGCTCCCAGAAACCAAAGACACGCAACACGCCAGAGACGCCACACAGATCCAGAGCGAG GTCAGATATAAAGAAGGGAAGAGTCTGCAGTCGTGCAGTGTTTACTCTCAGCTGCCGCAGACGCCGCAGACTCAGCTCGCTGCCAGAGTCTCTGAGCTTCAGAGCGAT AATAAATACAGAGAGGACGGCAGGAGGAGCATCTCCAGCTGCCTGTATTCTCAGCTGTCCGAGACGCCAGAGACGCAGTTTGTCCGAACAGTGACCGACCTGCAGAGCGAC AGTAAATATAAAGAGGCAGGAAGGAAGCAGGCGTCCGGTGCTCTGTATTCTCTGCTGCCGGAGACTCTGGAGACTCAACACGCCAAAGACGCCACGGACCTCCTGAGTCAG ATGAAATACAAGGAGGAGGCGAAGAAAGAGGCTTCTGTCAGTCTGTACACTCTTCTGCCAGAGACGACTGAGACTCGGCACGCCAAACACGCCTCTGAACTCCtgagcgag AATAAGTACAAGCGGAGCAGTAAACAGGAGAACAGCAGCAGTATTTACTCTCAAATGCCACAAACACAGGAAACACAGTTTGCCAAACAGATGGCGGAGCTTCAGAGTgat AATCAGTACCGGAGAGAGACGCAGGAGGATCTGTCTCACTGTCTGTACTCACAGCTGCCCGAGACGCTGCACACACAGTTTGTGAAGGAGCTGACGCCGCTCATCAGTGAG AATAAATATAAGGAGGATGGAAAGAAGGAGCTGCAGAAGTGTCTGTATGCCCATCTGCCAGAAACCAGTGAAACACAACACGCCCGAGAGCTGACACAACTCTACagtcag AAGAGCTATAGAGACTCTCTGGACGCTCAGGTGTGTTTGTACGCTCAGATGCCACAGACAATTGAGACAGTGTTCGCTAAAGAAGTGTCCAAACAACAGAGTGAT AAACTCTATAAAGAGAAGTTTAACTCAGAGAAAGGCAAATCAAATTACTCACAGATGAAGGATCTGCCGGACGTCACACACGCCATACAGGTCAACAAACACCAGAGTAAc GTGGCGTATCGCCGAGGGAAAGAGGAGCTTCATAAATTCAGCGAGGTGATGGACAGACCTGACATCCGGAACGCCACACACGCCAGTAAACTCGCCAGTGAC GTGGCCTACAGAAGTAAAGTGGACGTGTTTGACCAGCGAGCACTGCTGGAGCGACCCGACATACAACATGCCCAAGAAGCTGCGCGACTGGCCAGTCAG GTCAACTACAAGCAGAAGTTTGAGAAGAATCTGAGAGAACAGAAGCCACAGTATAACCCCAGCGAGTGTGTGAgcttcagacacacacaggccgCGTCGGCTCTGGCCAgtcag gtgaAGTACAGTCAGAAGAAGCTGCAGGCCGTCACTGATTTACCAAACCTGCTTCATCTGGGTCACGTGCTCCACGCCAGCAAACTACAGAGCAAC GTGGAGTACAGGAAGAAGTATGAGGAGTCTAAGGGGCACTACCTCCTCGCTCTTGACACAGCTGAACAGCGCCACCATCAGGAGAACGCTGTGCTGCACAGTCAG TGGAAATATAAAGAGGAATATGAGAAGAACCGAGGGAAGTCACAGATGGAGTTTGGGGACACACAGATGTATAAAGTGTCAAAGGAAGCTCAGAAGATGCAAAgcgag AAGGAGTATCGTAAGGAGTATGAGAGCCAGATGAAAGGCAAGGTTCTGCTGGAGGTGGATCTGACGCCGGCGTATCTATCGGCTCGTTACGCCAGCAGCCTCGTCAGTGAG AAGGAGTATCGTAAGAAtctggaacaggaagtgaaaggGAAAAGCCTGACAGGTCTGGAGGAAACACCAGATCTGCTTCGGGTGAAAAACGCTGGACACATTCTGAGTGag AAGGAGTATCGTAAGGATCTGGAGAGTGAGATCAGAGGGAAGGGAACCGACGTCACAGCAGATAGCCTGGAGATCCAGAGAGCAAAGAAAGCATCTGAGATCAGCAGCGAC GTGTCGTACAGACAGGCGTCTCAGCACAGAGAATCGTCATTCAGCACGGTGACAGACACACCTGCGCTGCTGCACGCTGCTTACCTGAGAGACGTCTACAGTCAG aagaaGTACCGTGGTGACATGGAGCGTCTGAAGAGCTTGTGTTCTGCCGCATCAGACACACCAGAGATCCAGAGAGTGAAGAATAACCAGCGCAACATCAGCGCa ctcttCTACACATGGGACTCACGGCTGATGAAGGGTCTGATGTCAGCGGTCACTGACTCTCCAGAAATCAAGCTGGCACGAGAAAACACCAAGAACATCAGTGAC GTTCAGTACAGAGAGTCTGTCGGATCCGGAACAGCTGTGACTGACACTCCTGAGATGGAGCGCGTGCGCAGGAACCAGCACAACATCAGCGAC GCCAAATATAAGAAAGCGGTCGATCCGGTCAGTGTGGGAGTGACACCAGAGCTGGAGCGGGTCAAACAGAACCAGCAGAACATCAGCACG gtgcagTACCAGCGCAGTTTGaaggaggtcaaaggtcactccTGCTCAGAGCTGGATACGCCTGAAATGAGGCGTGTGCGGAAGTCTCAGGACGCTGTTTCCATG gcgaAGTATCACGAGGAGTTCGAGCGCTCGCGGGGTCGAGGGGCCACACACACCCTCGATGAGCAGCACATGGCACGTCTCCATGGAGACCAGCTGATGGGCACCGGCGACGgttaccatggcgtccagccgcAGGTGGTTGAGATGGACCGCAGATCAGCAGGAGCCTCTG AGCTGAAGGTCTGGAGGACTGATCCGGGATCCATCTTTGACTTTGATCCAGTGGAGGACAATATTCAGTCTAAAAGCCTGCGCAGGATGACGG agcgtGTCAGCCGTGGCCCCCAGCGATCGCTGTGCAGTTCTCCAGGCTCAGAGCTCTGGGGCGATCGCAGTGTGTCCGTCTGCAGCAGCACTTCTGCACTGCAGGACCGATCCGCTTCAG GTGTGTACCAGCATCACTCCCATCCTCCTCAGCAGGGATACGGACACAGCGGTCAGTCTCCTCCACACTCGACCTCCACG AGGGTGTACCGGGCACTGTATGATTACGCCGCTCAGGATCACGACGAGGTCTCCTTCCGTGACGGTGATGTGATCATTAATGCGCAGCCCATCGATGAGGGATGGATGTTCGGCACGGTCCAGCGCACCGGAAAGTCTGGCATGCTTCCGGCCAACTACGTGCAGTGTTTGAACTGA